One stretch of Pedobacter riviphilus DNA includes these proteins:
- a CDS encoding KUP/HAK/KT family potassium transporter — protein MSNHKNVNALTAGGVLISLGIVFGDIGTSPLYTLNAIFTTILGGKQDINPTNVLGVLSCIIWTLTLQTTIKYVIITLRADNKGEGGIFSLFSLVRKKAKWLVVPAVVGGCALLADGIITPSITVTSAIEGLTNKFEVPVIPIVLTILTILFVIQQFGTNLVGKLFGPVMFVWFAVLGVLGVSFIVKDFSILKAFNPYYAIHLLVTNKLAFLILGGVFLCTTGAEALYSDLGHCGRNNIRISWIFVKLTLILNYLGQGVWILQNSGSYVPGAKMNPFFQIVPDQFQIPMVILATMAAVIASQALISGSFTLIAEAVRLNLWPKIKIVYPSVSKGQLYVPSINWMLWIGCCGIVLLFQKAEKMDAAYGLSITIAMLMTTILVSFYLRSKRFPKYLIALFFFTYVIIEGTFLISNLTKFLHGGWVTVLIGSLLFTVMWSWFVARKIKNRFVKYVEIEDYYEILTELSSDESVPKYSSQLVYLTSANFKTEIESKIIYSIIQKEPKRADVYWLVHVDVMDEPYTLDYKVEFLIPGKLIRIDFRLGFRIEQRVNLLYRKVVEELVKNGEIDITSQYTSLNKHKIAGDFRFVLLEKHLSKFTKLSFYERQIMDYYFILKKLSLSEERSFGLDSSYVDVEKVPLIFVTPDDIELNRLPV, from the coding sequence GTGTCAAATCATAAAAATGTCAACGCGTTAACCGCCGGCGGTGTTCTAATCAGTTTAGGAATTGTGTTCGGTGATATTGGTACATCACCCCTATATACCTTAAATGCAATTTTTACAACAATTTTAGGGGGCAAGCAAGATATCAACCCAACAAATGTTCTAGGCGTTTTATCCTGTATCATTTGGACATTAACCTTACAAACCACCATTAAGTATGTTATTATTACCCTAAGAGCCGATAATAAGGGTGAGGGTGGTATTTTCTCCTTATTCTCCCTGGTGCGCAAAAAGGCTAAGTGGCTGGTGGTTCCAGCTGTTGTAGGTGGCTGTGCATTACTTGCAGATGGTATTATCACGCCCAGTATTACCGTAACATCAGCAATTGAAGGGCTTACCAATAAGTTTGAGGTACCGGTTATTCCAATTGTACTAACCATTTTAACTATCCTATTTGTTATCCAGCAGTTCGGAACCAATTTGGTAGGGAAACTATTTGGTCCGGTAATGTTTGTTTGGTTTGCTGTTTTGGGTGTTTTAGGCGTATCTTTTATTGTAAAAGATTTCAGCATCCTAAAGGCATTTAATCCATACTATGCTATTCATTTACTGGTTACCAATAAATTAGCATTTTTAATTCTGGGTGGTGTCTTTTTATGTACAACAGGGGCAGAGGCTTTATATTCTGACTTGGGGCACTGTGGTAGAAATAACATCAGGATCAGTTGGATTTTTGTGAAACTCACCCTTATTCTAAACTATTTGGGGCAAGGTGTTTGGATTTTGCAGAACAGCGGGAGTTACGTTCCTGGGGCAAAGATGAATCCGTTTTTCCAGATCGTTCCTGATCAGTTTCAGATTCCAATGGTTATACTGGCAACAATGGCAGCAGTAATTGCCAGTCAGGCTTTAATTAGCGGCTCTTTTACCTTAATTGCTGAGGCCGTGCGCTTAAACCTTTGGCCTAAAATTAAAATTGTTTACCCATCAGTTTCTAAAGGCCAGTTATACGTTCCTTCGATTAACTGGATGTTGTGGATTGGTTGCTGTGGCATTGTCTTGCTGTTCCAAAAAGCAGAGAAAATGGACGCAGCCTATGGTTTATCTATTACGATAGCCATGTTAATGACCACTATTTTGGTGAGTTTTTATTTGAGAAGTAAACGTTTCCCGAAATATTTAATAGCCTTATTCTTTTTTACGTACGTTATTATTGAGGGTACATTTTTGATCAGTAATTTAACCAAATTCTTACATGGTGGTTGGGTAACGGTATTAATCGGTTCCTTGTTATTTACAGTGATGTGGAGTTGGTTTGTGGCCCGAAAAATCAAAAACCGCTTTGTTAAATATGTCGAAATTGAAGATTATTATGAGATTTTAACTGAATTAAGCAGCGATGAATCTGTTCCAAAATACTCCTCTCAGCTGGTTTATTTAACGAGTGCTAACTTTAAAACTGAGATCGAATCGAAGATTATCTATTCCATTATTCAAAAGGAACCAAAACGTGCTGATGTGTACTGGTTGGTGCACGTTGATGTAATGGATGAGCCCTATACTTTAGATTATAAAGTTGAATTCCTAATTCCGGGCAAGTTAATCAGGATCGACTTTAGGTTAGGTTTCAGGATTGAACAACGTGTAAATTTATTGTACCGTAAAGTGGTTGAAGAGTTAGTGAAAAATGGAGAGATCGATATTACGAGCCAGTATACCTCGTTAAACAAACATAAAATTGCTGGCGATTTCAGGTTTGTTCTTTTAGAAAAACATTTATCTAAATTTACCAAGTTGAGTTTCTACGAGAGACAGATTATGGATTACTATTTTATCCTTAAGAAATTAAGTTTGTCTGAAGAGCGGAGTTTTGGTTTGGATAGCAGTTATGTTGATGTAGAGAAAGTTCCATTGATTTTCGTTACACCAGATGATATTGAATTAAACAGGTTACCAGTTTAA
- a CDS encoding T9SS type A sorting domain-containing protein yields MKLYTKITLLTKLACTLCIVLLCNVNSWSQQTDSIHISLKNRTKKTSRIPEIKANITPYKPLYMTVGGSGIFNTYGTAPKNATVVAKDKLLSIVKIYPNPVEDQLNIILSIGKDGTQTTIKIIDLLGNEVATLLNERLNAGEQTKSFVIPNRINPGIYFLRVIAGSESQVKRISVL; encoded by the coding sequence ATGAAACTCTACACTAAGATAACGTTACTCACAAAACTCGCATGCACATTGTGCATCGTTTTGTTGTGCAATGTAAATTCTTGGTCGCAACAAACTGATAGCATTCACATCAGCTTAAAAAACAGAACAAAAAAAACAAGCCGAATTCCTGAAATTAAAGCCAATATTACACCTTACAAGCCGCTTTATATGACTGTAGGTGGTTCTGGAATATTCAATACTTACGGTACAGCCCCTAAAAATGCAACAGTTGTAGCGAAAGATAAATTGTTAAGCATTGTAAAAATATATCCTAATCCAGTAGAAGATCAGTTAAATATTATTTTATCTATAGGAAAAGATGGCACCCAAACTACGATCAAAATCATCGATTTATTGGGAAATGAAGTGGCGACACTTCTAAATGAACGCTTAAATGCAGGTGAACAGACCAAAAGTTTTGTCATTCCGAATAGAATTAACCCAGGCATTTACTTTTTAAGGGTTATTGCTGGTTCTGAAAGCCAGGTAAAACGGATCTCAGTTTTATAA
- a CDS encoding fumarylacetoacetate hydrolase family protein: MKIIAIGRNYAEHAKELNNPVPTTPVIFLKPDTAVLKDNKPFYLPDFSDDIHYELEVVLKICKEGKHIAEKFAANYYDEIGLGIDFTARDIQSRHKEKGLPWELAKAFDNSAPISVFLPKSDFEDLYNLNFELKINGESRQIGHTKDLLFSFEKIISFVSQYITLKKGDLIFTGTPQGVGKINKGDKLEAWLEGKQLLNFDVK, from the coding sequence ATGAAAATCATCGCCATTGGCAGAAACTATGCCGAACATGCAAAAGAACTGAACAACCCAGTTCCAACCACACCAGTAATTTTTCTTAAACCTGATACAGCAGTTTTAAAAGATAATAAACCTTTTTACCTACCTGATTTTTCTGATGATATTCACTACGAACTAGAGGTGGTGTTAAAAATTTGTAAAGAAGGAAAACACATTGCCGAAAAATTTGCAGCTAATTATTATGATGAAATTGGATTAGGCATCGACTTTACAGCGCGCGATATACAGAGCAGGCACAAAGAAAAAGGATTACCCTGGGAGCTGGCCAAAGCATTCGACAATTCTGCCCCCATTAGCGTTTTTCTTCCTAAAAGCGATTTTGAAGATCTTTACAATTTAAATTTCGAGTTAAAAATAAACGGCGAAAGCAGGCAGATTGGCCATACTAAAGATCTGTTATTCTCGTTCGAGAAGATAATCAGCTTTGTTTCCCAATATATTACTTTAAAAAAAGGCGATCTAATTTTTACCGGAACACCACAGGGTGTCGGAAAAATAAATAAAGGCGATAAACTGGAAGCCTGGTTAGAAGGAAAGCAACTTTTAAATTTTGATGTAAAGTAA
- a CDS encoding M23 family metallopeptidase: MIKNPIHSKLKFSISIYLLFASTFVQAQQIFSTNKYPITDFRQPLDISPPALAGSFGEIRGNHFHSGIDFRTNQREGYPVYAVADGYISRLRVQNSGFGQALYINHPNGFTTVYGHLQRFAPKIATIVKNLEYEKKSFEIDEFPDATLIPVHKGEIIAWSGNRGSSGGPHLHFEIRDTKTEETINPQFFGIIIPDNIPPVIHGLYVYRLNGKTFNENIPKQAISISGTNGSYKTTAPISLTGEVGFGIVVTDRHNGLSGTNGVYSIQLEVDGKKVYTSALERFAFEDSKAINSHIDYPVYLNTKRSIQKSFIEPGNPLKIYSGLVNSGRINFNDGATHQLRYIVTDSKGNSAVLPFTVNAGLEPIAKASVPAGIIYPYNKVNEFNADDIKVVFPLGTLYSDLNFTYKKLPKPVGNAWSAVHQIHNKYTPLHVGFDISIKADNLPENLRSKALIVNSNGSSQGGFFENGYVKATPKNFGSFYIAIDTIAPRIVPVNISEGKNMAGLSKIFFKISDNLSGIKSFNGYIDGKWALMEFDAKTATLWHSFDERTASGKHTLELVVADMKENTRKYTVTFFK; this comes from the coding sequence ATGATTAAAAACCCGATCCACTCCAAGTTAAAATTTTCCATTTCAATTTACCTTTTATTTGCTTCAACCTTTGTTCAGGCACAACAGATTTTCAGCACGAATAAGTACCCGATTACAGATTTCAGGCAGCCTTTAGATATTAGCCCCCCTGCCCTGGCAGGTTCTTTTGGAGAGATCAGAGGCAACCACTTCCATTCTGGAATTGATTTCAGGACCAACCAACGCGAAGGTTATCCTGTTTATGCAGTTGCAGACGGATATATTTCGAGGTTAAGGGTTCAGAACAGTGGTTTTGGGCAGGCATTGTACATCAATCATCCTAATGGTTTTACCACGGTTTACGGCCACTTACAGCGTTTCGCCCCAAAAATTGCCACAATTGTTAAAAATCTCGAATATGAAAAGAAGTCTTTTGAGATTGATGAATTTCCTGATGCCACATTAATTCCAGTACATAAAGGCGAAATTATTGCCTGGTCTGGTAACCGTGGCAGCTCTGGCGGTCCACATTTACATTTCGAAATCAGAGATACCAAAACTGAAGAAACCATAAATCCACAGTTTTTCGGGATCATCATACCCGATAATATCCCCCCTGTTATTCATGGCTTGTATGTATACCGCTTAAATGGCAAAACCTTTAATGAAAATATACCAAAACAGGCCATTAGCATTAGTGGAACAAATGGCAGTTATAAAACTACTGCACCTATTAGCTTAACTGGTGAGGTTGGCTTCGGTATCGTGGTAACTGACAGACATAATGGTTTATCAGGCACCAATGGAGTATATTCCATTCAGTTAGAGGTAGATGGCAAGAAAGTATATACTTCTGCTCTTGAACGTTTTGCCTTCGAAGACAGTAAAGCAATTAATTCGCATATCGATTACCCTGTCTACTTAAATACTAAAAGAAGTATCCAGAAAAGTTTTATTGAGCCTGGCAACCCATTAAAAATTTACAGTGGTTTAGTCAATAGCGGACGGATTAATTTCAACGACGGTGCCACACATCAGCTTCGTTATATCGTTACCGATTCCAAAGGAAATTCAGCTGTATTACCTTTTACAGTAAATGCGGGTTTAGAACCCATAGCAAAAGCAAGCGTTCCTGCAGGGATAATTTATCCGTATAATAAAGTGAATGAATTTAATGCCGATGATATTAAGGTGGTTTTCCCACTCGGGACATTGTATAGTGATTTAAACTTCACTTATAAAAAATTGCCTAAACCGGTTGGTAATGCCTGGTCGGCTGTACATCAGATTCACAATAAGTATACGCCACTGCATGTCGGTTTCGATATCTCAATCAAAGCTGATAATCTGCCGGAGAACCTGAGGAGTAAAGCATTAATTGTAAATTCTAATGGTTCATCTCAAGGCGGTTTTTTCGAGAATGGGTATGTTAAAGCTACTCCAAAAAACTTTGGCAGCTTTTATATTGCCATTGATACCATTGCACCGAGGATAGTACCCGTAAATATCTCGGAAGGGAAAAATATGGCCGGTTTATCTAAAATATTTTTTAAGATCAGCGATAATCTATCCGGAATAAAAAGTTTTAATGGCTATATTGATGGCAAGTGGGCGTTGATGGAATTCGATGCTAAAACGGCAACGCTATGGCACAGTTTCGACGAAAGAACAGCTTCAGGGAAACATACACTTGAACTGGTTGTGGCAGACATGAAAGAAAATACACGGAAATACACGGTAACATTTTTTAAATAG
- the bcp gene encoding thioredoxin-dependent thiol peroxidase — MAELKEGDQAPAITSKDQNGIDVSLSDYKGKTVVLYFYPKDDTPGCTAEACDFRDNYQGLQAKGIVVLGVSVDDEKSHQKFVTKHNLPFTLLADTDQKIVNDYGVWAEKNMYGKKYMGTVRTTFIIDGDGKIIHIIKKVDTKNSTQQVLNLINN; from the coding sequence ATGGCAGAGTTAAAAGAAGGTGATCAGGCACCAGCAATTACATCAAAAGATCAAAATGGTATTGATGTTTCTTTAAGCGATTATAAAGGCAAAACAGTTGTGCTTTACTTTTATCCGAAAGACGATACTCCTGGCTGTACCGCCGAAGCTTGTGATTTCAGAGATAACTATCAAGGTTTACAGGCCAAGGGCATTGTAGTTTTAGGCGTTAGTGTTGATGATGAAAAATCGCACCAGAAATTTGTAACCAAACATAATTTGCCATTTACCTTACTGGCAGATACCGATCAGAAAATTGTAAATGATTATGGTGTTTGGGCAGAGAAAAACATGTATGGCAAAAAATATATGGGTACAGTTCGCACAACTTTTATTATAGATGGCGATGGAAAAATCATCCATATCATCAAAAAAGTTGACACAAAAAACTCAACACAACAAGTACTCAATTTAATCAATAACTAA
- a CDS encoding transketolase: MKHTIKELEDIASQIRRDIVRMVHGCQSGHPGASLGCADFFTALYFEVMNYKTDFTMEGAGEDLFFLSNGHISPVWYSTLAHAGFFDKSELATFRKLDSRLQGHPTTHEHLPGIRIASGSLGQGLSVAIGAALAKRLNGDKSTIFALLGDGELQEGQNWEAAMFAPFNKVDHLIASVDYNGQQIDGPTSKVLALDDLQAKFEAFGWHVINTDGNDMQAIVEGLHYAKTLTGKGKPILNLMSTQMGAGVDYMMGTHKWHGTAPNDEQLAAALAQLPETLGDY; the protein is encoded by the coding sequence ATGAAACATACAATTAAAGAGCTAGAAGATATTGCCTCTCAAATCAGAAGAGATATCGTAAGAATGGTTCATGGATGTCAGTCTGGCCACCCTGGTGCCTCACTTGGATGCGCAGATTTTTTTACTGCATTATACTTTGAAGTAATGAACTACAAAACCGACTTCACGATGGAAGGCGCTGGCGAAGATTTATTCTTCCTTTCGAACGGACATATTTCTCCTGTTTGGTACAGCACATTGGCTCATGCTGGTTTTTTCGATAAAAGTGAACTGGCAACTTTCCGTAAACTAGATTCCAGATTACAAGGTCACCCAACTACACATGAACATTTGCCTGGTATCCGCATCGCTTCAGGTTCATTAGGCCAAGGCTTATCAGTTGCCATTGGTGCTGCATTAGCTAAAAGGCTAAATGGCGATAAATCTACCATTTTTGCCTTATTGGGTGATGGAGAATTACAGGAAGGACAAAACTGGGAAGCAGCTATGTTCGCCCCATTTAATAAAGTTGATCATTTAATCGCATCGGTTGATTACAACGGACAGCAAATTGATGGTCCCACAAGTAAAGTTCTTGCCCTAGATGATTTACAAGCTAAATTCGAAGCTTTCGGATGGCATGTAATTAATACAGACGGTAATGATATGCAAGCTATAGTGGAAGGTTTACATTATGCTAAAACCTTAACCGGAAAAGGCAAGCCGATTTTGAATTTAATGAGCACGCAGATGGGTGCTGGTGTAGATTATATGATGGGTACGCACAAATGGCATGGTACAGCGCCAAATGATGAGCAATTAGCAGCAGCATTAGCGCAATTACCAGAAACTTTAGGGGACTATTAG
- a CDS encoding transketolase family protein — protein sequence MKKYTYTEKKDTRSGFGAGLHEAGKKNENVVALCADLVGSLKMDAFIKDFPERFTQVGIAEANMIGIAAGMTIGGKIPFTGTFANFSTGRVYDQIRQSVAYSNKNVKICASHAGLTLGEDGATHQILEDIGLMKMLPGMVVINPCDYNQTKAATMAIAEYEGPVYLRFGRPVIPVFTDPDQKFEIGKAWMVNEGTDVTIIATGHMVWKAIEAGEKLAELGIDAEIINIHTIKPLDDEAILKSVKKTGCVVTCEEHNKFGGLGESVARLLTTELPTPQEFVATNDTFGESGTPDQLMSKYGLDAVNIVEAVQKVIGRKK from the coding sequence GTGAAAAAATATACATATACAGAAAAAAAAGATACACGTTCGGGTTTTGGTGCTGGCCTGCATGAGGCTGGAAAGAAAAACGAAAATGTGGTTGCCTTATGTGCCGATTTAGTTGGATCGCTTAAAATGGATGCTTTTATTAAAGATTTTCCTGAGCGTTTTACACAAGTTGGTATTGCCGAAGCAAACATGATCGGTATTGCAGCAGGTATGACCATAGGTGGTAAAATTCCTTTTACAGGTACTTTTGCCAACTTCTCTACTGGCCGTGTTTACGATCAAATCCGTCAATCAGTAGCTTATTCTAACAAAAACGTTAAAATCTGTGCATCACATGCTGGTTTAACCTTAGGCGAAGATGGTGCAACACACCAGATCTTAGAAGATATCGGTTTAATGAAAATGTTGCCAGGAATGGTAGTAATCAATCCTTGCGATTACAATCAAACCAAAGCAGCAACAATGGCCATTGCAGAATATGAAGGTCCGGTTTATTTACGTTTTGGTCGCCCGGTAATCCCTGTTTTTACAGATCCGGATCAAAAATTTGAGATCGGTAAAGCATGGATGGTTAACGAAGGAACAGATGTGACTATTATTGCTACAGGCCATATGGTTTGGAAAGCGATTGAGGCTGGTGAAAAATTAGCTGAATTGGGTATTGACGCTGAAATTATTAATATCCACACCATTAAACCTTTGGATGACGAAGCCATCTTAAAATCAGTTAAGAAAACAGGCTGTGTGGTTACCTGCGAAGAGCACAATAAATTTGGTGGCCTAGGCGAAAGTGTAGCACGTTTGTTAACTACTGAATTGCCAACTCCACAAGAGTTTGTAGCCACTAACGATACTTTTGGCGAAAGCGGAACACCAGATCAGTTAATGTCTAAATATGGCTTAGATGCTGTAAACATTGTTGAAGCTGTTCAAAAAGTAATTGGCAGGAAAAAATAG
- a CDS encoding RNA polymerase sigma factor translates to MKQVEDSEILTMFAVERTRNEAFNLLLKKYQQKIYWHIRRLVLNHDDCDDLLQEVFVKVWKNLDKFRSDSQLYTWIYRIATNESITFLNKQKQKNNTPLDEVSSELADNLVASSYFNGDKLELKLQKAILTLPEKQRIIFNMKYFDDMKYEEISEVLGTSVGALKASFHIAAKKIEAFITNDEIDY, encoded by the coding sequence ATGAAACAAGTTGAAGATTCAGAAATTCTTACCATGTTTGCTGTCGAGCGCACGCGTAATGAAGCCTTTAACCTGTTGTTAAAAAAATACCAGCAAAAAATATACTGGCACATTAGGAGATTGGTGCTAAACCACGATGACTGCGATGACCTTTTGCAGGAAGTATTTGTTAAAGTTTGGAAAAACCTCGATAAATTCAGAAGTGATTCACAATTGTATACCTGGATATACCGCATCGCTACAAACGAATCGATTACTTTTTTAAACAAGCAAAAACAAAAAAACAATACTCCTTTAGATGAAGTTTCATCTGAACTGGCCGACAATCTGGTGGCATCATCTTATTTTAACGGCGATAAGCTTGAGCTTAAACTGCAAAAAGCAATCCTTACCCTACCCGAAAAACAACGGATTATCTTCAATATGAAATATTTTGATGATATGAAATATGAAGAGATTTCGGAAGTTTTAGGAACCTCGGTAGGCGCGCTAAAGGCATCGTTTCACATTGCCGCAAAAAAAATTGAAGCTTTTATTACAAATGATGAAATAGACTATTAA
- a CDS encoding aspartate aminotransferase family protein: MLTQRQLFLQHNAQTSPEPLMLEFVRAKGIYIYDAQNKKHIDLIAGIGVSNVGHCHPAVVKAIQDQAETYMHLMVYGEYVQTPQVNFAKALADILPESLSCTYFLNSGTEAVEGAMKLAKRYTGRKGFIACKNAYHGSTQGAESLMESDFYSSGYGPFLPHVSFIEHNNVDDLEKITSEIAAVFIEPIQGEAGIRVADLNYMKALRAKCTETGTLLIFDEIQSGFGRSGKMFAFQHYNVVPDVLLLAKGIGGGMPIGAFISSLEIMSVLSHTPILGHMTTFGGHPVCCAAGLATLRTLVDDLIVDEVEEKGQLFKQLLQHPAIKEIRGKGLMLAIEFENFEINKKIIDACILDGVLSDWFLHCSNSMRIAPPLIITKEEIKEACKTILKNINLVAG, from the coding sequence ATGCTTACCCAACGTCAGTTGTTTTTACAACACAATGCACAAACCTCTCCAGAGCCGCTTATGCTCGAATTTGTAAGAGCAAAAGGAATCTACATTTACGATGCACAAAACAAAAAACACATCGATCTTATTGCCGGTATTGGTGTAAGTAATGTTGGCCATTGCCATCCTGCGGTAGTGAAGGCTATTCAAGATCAGGCAGAAACTTATATGCACCTGATGGTTTATGGCGAATATGTACAAACGCCTCAGGTAAATTTTGCCAAAGCCCTTGCCGATATTTTACCCGAAAGTTTAAGTTGCACCTACTTTTTAAACTCAGGAACCGAGGCTGTAGAAGGTGCCATGAAGCTGGCTAAACGGTATACTGGCAGAAAAGGGTTTATTGCCTGCAAAAATGCTTACCACGGCAGTACGCAAGGAGCAGAAAGTTTAATGGAAAGTGATTTCTACTCTTCTGGCTATGGTCCTTTCTTGCCTCACGTAAGTTTTATTGAACATAACAATGTTGATGATCTCGAAAAAATCACTTCAGAAATCGCTGCTGTTTTTATCGAGCCTATACAAGGTGAAGCCGGAATAAGGGTTGCCGATTTAAACTATATGAAAGCTTTGCGTGCAAAATGTACAGAAACCGGAACTTTATTAATCTTCGACGAAATACAATCTGGCTTTGGCCGCAGTGGTAAAATGTTTGCCTTCCAGCATTATAATGTAGTGCCTGATGTACTGCTCCTGGCGAAAGGAATTGGTGGTGGAATGCCAATCGGTGCTTTTATCAGTTCATTGGAAATAATGTCGGTATTATCGCATACACCAATTTTGGGTCACATGACTACTTTTGGTGGTCATCCGGTTTGTTGCGCTGCCGGTTTGGCAACCTTACGTACCTTGGTTGATGATCTCATTGTTGATGAAGTAGAAGAAAAAGGGCAATTATTTAAACAGCTCCTTCAACATCCTGCCATTAAAGAAATTAGAGGAAAAGGTTTGATGCTTGCTATTGAGTTTGAGAATTTCGAGATCAATAAAAAAATCATCGATGCCTGTATCTTAGACGGCGTACTGTCTGACTGGTTTTTACATTGCAGCAATTCTATGCGCATTGCCCCTCCTTTAATTATTACAAAAGAAGAAATTAAAGAAGCTTGCAAGACCATCTTAAAAAATATTAACTTAGTTGCAGGGTAA
- a CDS encoding response regulator transcription factor, whose translation MNVLIVEDEKSLALEMDEFLSKEGFIVEHAWKKSSAEEKIFVNNYDFILLDLGLPDGDGFDILKQLKSTKDRDDAVIILTARSAVDDRIKGLDEGADDYLPKPFSLNELLARMHAITRRKHKLEKNEVNIHNFLLNIQNRTVSFGDERLNLTKKEFEIFNYLVLNKNRVVSRMSLTEHVWGDILEVNSDSNFVDVHVKNLRKKLAGISPIDWFETVRSIGYRINC comes from the coding sequence ATGAATGTATTAATCGTTGAAGATGAAAAGAGCCTGGCACTTGAAATGGACGAATTCTTGAGTAAAGAAGGATTTATTGTAGAACATGCCTGGAAAAAATCTTCTGCAGAAGAAAAGATATTTGTAAACAATTACGATTTCATTTTGTTAGATCTGGGTTTGCCAGATGGCGATGGCTTCGACATTTTGAAACAATTAAAATCTACGAAAGACCGAGATGATGCCGTAATCATTTTAACTGCCCGTAGTGCTGTTGATGACCGCATTAAAGGCCTTGATGAAGGTGCAGATGATTATTTACCGAAGCCATTTTCGTTAAACGAACTTTTAGCGCGTATGCACGCGATTACCCGTAGAAAACACAAATTGGAGAAAAACGAGGTAAACATCCACAACTTCTTGCTCAATATTCAGAATAGAACCGTTTCTTTTGGTGATGAAAGATTAAACCTTACCAAAAAGGAATTCGAAATATTTAACTATTTGGTGTTGAACAAAAACCGGGTGGTATCGAGAATGAGCTTAACTGAACATGTTTGGGGTGATATTTTAGAAGTTAATTCTGATTCGAACTTTGTAGATGTGCATGTTAAAAATCTGCGAAAAAAACTTGCAGGAATTAGCCCAATAGATTGGTTTGAAACCGTAAGGAGTATTGGATACAGGATTAATTGCTAA